The DNA segment AGCCGCGCGCGGAGTATTTAAGTTACAGGTAGTGGACCAAACAAATGAGCAGCAACTTAATGAAGCACTTGCGCAAAAGCCTAAGTTGGTGTTGTTAGAAACACCGAGTAATCCATTGTTACGTCTTGTTGATATCGCAAAAATTTGTCAGCAAGCGAAAGCTGTCGGCGCCTTGGTTGCGGTAGACAACACCTTTTTATCACCTTTATTACAACGCCCGTTAGACCTAGGTGCAGACATTGTTATTCATTCAACCACCAAATTTATCAATGGTCACTCAGATGTAGTAGGCGGTGCGGTGGTTACCAAAGACGCTGAGCTTGGAGAAACATTAACGTGGTGGGCAAATTGTATTGGTATTACCGGCTCACCATTTGATAGCTATTTAACCCTGCGCGGCATTAAAACTTTGCCGATTCGTTTAAAGCAGCATGACGAAAATACCAAGCAATTAGTACAGTTTTTACAAAGCCACCCGGCTATTAACACTATTCATTACCCAGGTTTGGTAGACCACCCTGGGCATGACATTGCCAAAAAACAGCAAGCCGGTTTTGGCAGCATGTTTTCATTCGAACTTAATGGCGGTGTTGACGAAGTTAAAGCATTGTTTGCCAATGTTAAGCTGTTTACCTTAGCGCAATCATTAGGCGGCGTTGAAAGCCTTATTTCTCATCCATCGACTATGACTCATGCCGGTATGGATTTAGATGCACAAAAAGCGGCAGGTATTAGCCAAACGCTTATTAGAGTGTCTGTTGGCTTGGAAGATATTAGCGATATTATTGAAGACTTAAACCATGCATTAACTGCATCACAAGCGGTGGGTAACTAATGCAACAGCAAGTACAAAATATTGAATTTAACGCTTCATTAAACCCTTTAAAACAGGTTGAAGTAACAACAAATGTTCATAAATTTGGTGGCAGCAGCTTAGCAAATGCAGCATGCATTTTGCGCGTTGTTGAGATCATTAAAGACAATGCTAAATTGAATGATTTTATTGTTGTGTCAGCTAATGGCAAAACAACAGACCAGCTGTTTGAGTTGCTTGAAAGTGCTGATAATGACCAGTTGTTTGCAACTCAACTTAAGCAGTTAAAAGATGATCAAGCGGCATTAATTAACGAATTGCTTGATAACAACCAAGCTGCACAATTATTGCAGCAGTTAACTGCAGATATTGAATTTATTAACACTGAATCGGCCAATAGTTTTAAGCAAAGCCGTAATGATGTACTGGCTTTTGGTGAGCTATGGTCGGCCAAATTGTTAGCTGCGGTATTAAGCCAAAATGTTTGTAAAGCCAACGCCATTGATGCCAGAAAGGTACTAATTCTTGATTCAGGCAATAACTTTCAGCTGAATGAACAGCTGAGTAAAACAAACATTACTGCTGAAAAACTAGCCAACCAGTTAAATATTTTTACCGGTTTTATCGCCAGTGATGAGCAAGGAAACACGCAAACCTTGGGACGTAATGGCAGTGATTATTCTGCCACCATTGCTGCACATTTATTAAATGCTCAAAATGTTACTTTATGGACGGATGTAAACGGCGTTTATAGTGCCGACCCTCGTATTGTGAATACAGCGCGCAAATTATTCCGTTTAGAAAACTCGGTTGCAAAAGAGTTGGGCCGCCTGGGTAATCCGGTGTTGCATGCCAATACCTTAAACCCACTAACAACACATAATATTCATTTGAATGTGGCCAGTAGTTTTGCACCGCAAGATAGTGGTACAGAAATTGGCGCATTTGGTGAAATAGCCAAGAGTGAGATCTCGGTTACCCATAATAATGAGCTGATCAAAATAGACTCTACCGAGTTTGATGTTAAAACATTAGAGCAAATAAATACTCGTTTTCAGCCAATTTACCAATGCCAAAATAACACCTGCATTGTTATTTCACAGCAGTTTGCTGATTTAGCATTACATTACTTGCAAGCGCAAAACATTACGTTTTCGACCCTGAAAGTGTCATTAATTGCGGTTGTTGGTTATCAAGTTGCCAACCGAGGTGAAATTAAAGCTCGCTTTAAACGTGCACTTAAGCATACCGATATTGCCCAATTTGTTGGCTCTAGCAATGGACATAGTCTATTGGCGTTTTTTGAGCATGAAAGCTCGGTTGAATTAATCAATAAAGTGCACTCGCAAGTGACTAAAGACAGTCGCAACATTGGTTTGGTCATTGCTGGCCTTGGTAATATTGGTAAGCGTTTTCTTGAAATGTTGCCACAGCAACTAAACCGCTTGCCTGCACTTGAAAACGTGCATTTGGTTGGCCTTGCCACATCAAAAAAAGCATTGATTAATACCGATGGTATCGAAGTAAATCAGGCGCTTGAATTATTTCAGCAAGACAGCTTAGCCTATGACAATCAACTGTTATTAGAATGGCTGTCACAGCACCCATATGATGAACTGGTGCTGGTAGATATTACCCCAAGTGAACAGTTCAGTAATTTATACCAAGCATTTTTTGAGCAAGGTATCCATGTGATCAGTGCCAATAAATGTGCGGGCTCTAGTAGTACCAAGGCTTATAACCAATTATTAAATACGCAGCAACTTACTGGCAGCCAATGGTTAGTAAACACCACCGTTGGCGCAGGCTTACCGGTAAATTATGCTATTAATGATTTACTGAATAGCGGCGATGAAATCAATGAAGTGGCCGGTATATTTTCAGGTACCTTATCTTGGTTATTTTCTAACTTTGATGGCAGCTTAGCGTTTTCGCAGTTACTGCAAAATGCGCTGGAGCAAGGCTTTACCGAGCCAGACCCACGTGATGACTTATCAGGTTTAGATGTACAGCGTAAGTTACTCATTTTAGCGCGCCTTGCTGGGTTTGAGTTAGAGCTTACCGATATTGAATGCCAAAACTTAGTGCCAAATTCTTTAATTGGTTTATCGACAGATGAGTTTTTAGCACAAGCCAATTTATTGGATGAATATTTTGCCGATAAATTGCATGAAGCTAAACAGCAAAATGGCTGTTTACGCTATGTGGCCCGCTTTAGCAAAACAGACTCTGGCTATAAAGCCAAAGTAGGATTAGAAATTTTAGCGAATGATCATGCGTTCGCTAACTTAACACCATGTGACAACATATTTTTATTAACCACCAACTGGTATCAAGATAATCCATTGATTATTCAAGGTCCTGGCGCTGGTCGTGACGTAACTGCCGGCGGATTACACTCAGATTTAGTTAACCTATGTCGTGAACTTGCTGTAAAAACAAAAGAAGTAGAAATTAAGGGGATTAACTAATGAATGCCAAAGCTAGACAACTCGATTTACTAAACAGAACTGTAAGAGATATTGATAACGACTTAAATGTCTCGTTTGAATTTTTTCCACCAAATTCTCCTGCAATGGAAACTACTCTTTGGGGTTCTATTGAGAGATTAGCACCGTTAAACCCAAGCTTTGTTTCAGTAACTTATGGCGCAGGTAGTGGTACGCGAGACCGAACTCACGGTGTGATAAAGCGCATTCAAAAAGATACCGGATTAATTGCCGCGCCACACTTAACCTGTATTGATGCTGGCCGCGAAGAGTTAATCGATATTGCCAAAGATTACTGGGAAAGTGGTGTACGCCATATTGTGGCATTACGCGGTGACTTACCAAACGACAGTAAAAAGCCAGATATGTACGCGAACGACTTGGTTGAGTTACTAAAAGGTGTTGCCGACTTTGATATTTCAGTTGCTGCTTACCCAGAGACACACCCGGAAGCACCAAATGCTCAGTTTGACTTAGTAAACCTAAAACGAAAAGTAGATGCCGGTGCTAACCGTGCTATTACCCAGTTTTTCTTTGATATGGATTCATATTTACGTTTTCGTGATCGTTGTGTTGCCGTTGGCATTGATGTTGAAATTGTACCTGGCATTTTACCGGTATCAAACTTTGCTACGCTCAAACGCTTTGCCGACATGACCAACGTGCATGTACCTGATTGGATGGGTAAAATGTATGAAGGCCTTGACGATGACCCAACTACCCGCAATATGGTTGGTGCAAACATAGCGATGGAGCAAGTTAAAATTTTAAGAAGTGAAGGCGTGAACGACTTCCATTTCTATACCTTGAATCGCTCAGAGCTAACCTATGCAATTTGCCATACGCTAGGTGTTCGACCTTAAAGCCTTCCTCCCTAGCTTGTATATAACAAACGCCATTCTGAGAGATCTGAATGGCGTTTTTTATGATAATAATAATTCTCAGTAATTCCTCATTCAGTTTAGACTTTTCATGGACTAAACTGAACAGTTTGAATTTAATATAGTTTACTGTAAGTTAAAGATAAAAAAGGTAGGCGCAATTACTAAGACGTCTACATAAGAAGCTGTTATATGCAAAAGGAGAATTGCACATGAATATCAATGTAACACTTGTAGGCCAGATAGTTTTCTATTCTATGTTTTTCGCAGGAGGCTTAAGTTATTACTTGGGCAAACGTAAGACGAACAACCCCAAAATAGCAGTCCTCATTGGGGTTTTCTTATGTATTACGCCTCCATTAAATTTAGTTTATCTCGTCGTGTTGTTGTTGAAAAATGATGCGGTGCAGATCAACAAAATTGATAGCAGTGTGTAATTTGCATATAACAAGCAATTAAACAGGGACAAAAAACAGTTTGCTGTTGTTCGTTCCTCACATTTTAGCAAACAATTTTTTGCCCATTAATTGGGCGTTATAGCGAAAGGTTAATTTTCGAGAAATTTGATATTTATATTTTTGTCCCTATATCAATAGTTATTACAGCAGCAATTAATTCAGGGAGATAAATTGTGATTGCAGACATAATGTCTATCTTTCAACCTTCATTGAAAAATCTAGATAAAGCCAAAGAAAGAAAATTAGATCAATATGAGAATGGCGACGATTCAAAGGTAAGAGCTGAATTAGATAAAATACTTAAAGAAGGGCTTTCACCTAATAGCTTTAAAAAAGAAAAAAAAGACATATAGTAATTCGCGATAACAAGCTGTTTAACAAGACAAAATACAAGGATAGTTTGATGAGAACTCTTAGCATAATTTTACTTTTTATTTTCTTTCAATCTACTGCAATGGCTGAAAAAGGCGTAGTTGTTAACATACTTCCGGATAAATTAACGTTATCGATAGACTGTGAAGCTCAGGTGAAATTACAGCGATTAAAAACAGAGCCTAAGAAGTTTTCGGTTGGCTACTCTTGCAAAAATTCGACGAATGGCAGTTACTATATGGACTTTCGTTTAAATGATATGGATATAGTAGCTGATTTTGATGATGGTTCAGCTAAGGTAGATGTTAATAAAACCAAGTTTAAATCATATACACTTTATGAGTTATTTATCGAAAGTAAGAACGGAGAAAAATTTAAATTTGTTTCTTACTGTACGGAAGATGTCTGCCTTGATTTAGTGGGTAATTATGAGAAAGAAGTAAAAGATTCTATAACATCCCAGTTAAGAAGGTAGCATTTATAACAAGGTACTCAAGCGAGACAAATAACAGTTGGCTGTTTGCTCTTTTGTCGCTATTTTAGCCAACAATTTTTTGCCTCGCTTGAGGCGTTAGAGGCCTTCGAAGTATGAGATTCATCATCACCTTTTTGTTTTTAGTGTCAGGGTTTGCTTATGCAAATAGTGAGAAACTAAAAATCACTAAATTAGCTGATAATGTTTATCAACATATTTCTTATAAAGTGGTTGAGCCTTGGGGTAAGGTCGGTGCATCAGGTTTAGTAGTTATTGATGGAAATTATGCTCATATAATTGATACTCCTTGGGGCCAAGAAGCAACTGAAGAATTAATCGATTGGATCAAATCAAAAGGTCTTGTCATTAAAAGTACTGTAGTCACTCATTTTCATGAAGATGCTAGTGGTGGTATTCCATTTCTGAATAAGGCTAATATAAGAACATACGCTACGCGTAAAACTAACACTCTGCTCAACCTGAAAGATAAAGAACAATCCAGCCATGAAATTCCAAATAGTACATTTGAGTTAGTTAAAAGTACTATAGAAATATTTTATCCTGGCAACGGCCATACAGAAGATAATATTGTTGTTTGGCTTCCAAAGAATAAAATCTTATTTGGTGGCTGTTTCGTCAAGAGTATTCATAGTAAAAATCTAGGCAATACTGCAGATGCGTCAATTAAAAAATGGCCATCCTCAATTCAAAAAGTTATTAACCAATACCCAAATATTGAGATCGTTGTACCGGGTCATGGTAAAGTCGGTGATATAAGTTTACTTAAACATACAGCAAAACTCGCTTTAGATGCAAAAGACCTTTAACAAGTCATTAAAGCAGGAAAATTACCGTTGACTGAACATTATAGCCAACAATTTTCAGCCCCTTATTTGGGCGTTAACTTTTGTTACATCTTAAAGTCATTAATAGCTATCACTTCATGTTAAATTATTGTTTTTACTCGAGGATTGATTAATGAATAAATTACAAAAAATAGGGGGTGTTTCCGCTATTTTTGAAGCCATTATTTACGTATCTGCGTTTGTATTCTTTGGTGCGTTTTGGAGCTTCCCTACGGATGCTGATTCTGTACAAAAGTTTGCTTTTCTAGCTGAGAATCAGATCATCCTGTCCATTGTAAATTTCATTATGTACGTACTCTTTGGGATTATTTTGGCTGTATTAGTGCTGGCGATTCATGAGCGTTTGAAAAGCAATTCGCCAACTCTTTCACAAATCGCCTCTATATTTGGTGTTGTTTGGGTGGGCTTAGTCATTGCTAGTGGGATGATTGCAAATATAGGCTTATCTGCTGCTTTGGAGCTATCAACTAAAGACCCAGAACAGGCTATGACAGTCTGGCGGGCTATTTACTCAGTAGTTGAAGGTTTAGGAGGTGGAAATGAAGTTGTTGGAGGATTATGGGTTCTATTGTTAAGTTTTGCCGCTTTAAAAGGTGGAGAGTTTTCTAAAAGGCTTAACTACTTTGGGCTTTTCGTTGGTACTGTTGGCATCCTTACCGTTTATCCTGCTGACGTACTTACAGAAATTTTTGGTGTAAGCCAAATTGTATGGTTCTCTTGGTTAGGTTTCACTATGCTCAGAAGCAATCAAAGCTAACAACTGTTAAATAGGGAAAAACCAGTTGGCTGTGTTCGTTCCTCAATTTTTTAGCTAACTACAATTTGTCCTTAATGGGGCGTTATATGTACACGGAGGTTTGATGATAAACGTATATCTTTTTGATTGGGGCAATACTTTAATGGTCGACTTCCCAGGTGTTACAGGAAAAATGTGTAACTGGGAAAATGTTGAGGCTGTCACTGGCGCTAAAGAAACTTTAGAGGTGCTATCTAAACATTCCCAAATATATATTGCTACAGGTGCTGCCGATTCAACTGAGATAGAAATTCAACGGGCTTTTGAACGAGTGGGTTTAAGCCAATTTATATCAGGTTATTTTTGTAAAGATAACTTGGGACTATCGAAAGGAAGCCCTGAATTTCTCAATTCTATTTTGGACAAATTAAAAATCCCTTCAGCAAATGTGGCTATGGTGGGTGATAACTTTGATAAAGATATTAAACCTGCAATAGCTACTGGCATTCAACCATTTTGGTTCACTTCAAAAAATATTGAGTCATCCACATATAATGTTAAAGTAATTAAACAGTTAAGTGAATTGTATACTTAACTGTTGGCTCGGTTCCGCTTCGCTACATAAAGTTAGCCAAGCATTTATCAGCTCATTATTTGCGCGTTAGGGACACTTTAGGATGTGGAGACTTCTTTGATAGTTAGGCAAGGTAAACCTGAAGATATTTACGAAATTTCGGATATATATAAAGATTCTATTAGGGAACTATGTAAAGGTGAATATTCCCAAGAAATAATTTCTTTATGGGAAAACTCTATTGCACCAGAGTCAAGATTAAAATCAATAGATAGTGGTTCCCTCTGGGTCGTTGAAATCAATGGTGATATTGGTGGTTACCTTGTCTCCGTTCCAGGCGAGTTGGTCGCGCTCTTTATAGGTTCTGCCTATTCAGGACTTGGAATAGGAAGAAAGTTGTGTGAGTTAGGTATAAGACTAGCTACCAAAGATAGCCCGGTGGTTACTATCGAATCTACTTTGACAGCTGCACCTTTCTACGAAAAAATAGGTTTTACTAAAACTAGCAGCGGTTTTTTCAGTCATGGTAATTCCCAGATAAAAATACCAATAGTAAATATGGTCTATGACACAACGCGCACCTAACAAGCAATAAAGCAGGTCTTTAACGGGGCGTTAAGCCTTTAGGGGGAAACTATGAGAAAAGCACTAGTTATTGTCACACTACTCTCTTTAGCTGGTTGTTTGGGGATGCCTCAAACAATTGAACCAGTTAGTAATTTCAAGCTAAACCAATACTTAGGTAAATGGTATGAGATTGCTCGTTTAGATCACTCATTTGAACGTGGTTTAACACATGTCACTGCTGAGTACACACTGCGCGAAGACGGCGGAGTTTCAGTATTAAATCGAGGCTACTCGATTGAAAGCAAAGAATGGCAAGAAGCTATCGGTAAAGCTTACTTCGTAGATAGCACCAATAAAGGGTATTTAAAGGTTTCCTTTTTTGGTCCTTTTTATGGTTCCTATGTCGTGTTTGAGTTAGAGCAAAGCAACTATGATTATGCTTTTGTTTCTGGTCCGAATAATGATTACCTTTGGTTGTTATCTCGAACTCCTACAGTAGCTACAGAAGTACTTGAAAAGTTCAAACGTTTAGCAGAGCAAAATGGTTTTGATACAGAGCAGTTAATCTACGTAGACCAAAAATAACCTAACAAGGCGTTTAAGAGTGAAACCAAATGCGTGCCGGTTTCGCTTCTCTCACAGTATGGCACACTATGTTAGTTGCAGTTTAACGCAGCGTTATGTTTACAGGAGAATTCAATGCCGCATTGTGTAGTTGAACACTCATCAGCAATTGATGGAAATACTTTGATTCCCCTAGTTTTTGCGGGTGCCCTGGAGTCTAAACTATTTGAAATTGATGGTAGTGATATCAAGGTAAGGGCAATGCCATACTCTAATTATCAAACAGGTAATGTGGATGTAGATTTTGTGCATGTTACTTTAAAAATACTTTCAGGGCGTACTATTGATCAAAAATCAATGCTATCTAAATTAGTATTAGAAAAACTAAAAACACAGAATCTGGTTAATTGCTCTATATCAGTTGAAGTTGTAGATATTGATCGGGTTAGCTACTCTAAGGTTGTAATGTAAGCATAACAAGCTGTTAAATCAGAACAAAATATAGGTCGTTGTATTTCGTACTACAACAATTTACCTAGTAATAGGGCGTTATGTTATGAAAATTATTAGATAGCTTACTAATGAGGAACATATGATAAATATTCGTACCATTACTGCCATGGTAATACCTGCCACATTTTTTATTATTTTATTAAGTGTTTCTACACCAACATTTGCAGAAGACTCAAATCGAGCCCGTGATCTGGGAATACCCTTTGCTGGCAATCCAGGTCCATTGAACTCTATAACTGATGTAAAAGGTATTGAAGTTGGCCATGTAACTCTAGTAGAAGGTAGTGGTCCGCTTCAAGTTGGTAAAGGGCCTATCCGTACTGGTGTAACAGCGATATTACCTCGCGGGAAAAATTCTACATCCCCTGTTTTTGGTGGCTGGTTTACGTTAAATGGCTCAGGCGAAATGACAGGAACTACTTGGATAGAGGAGCGTGGATTAATTGATGGTCCTATCTTGATTACCAATACTCACAGTGTGGGAGTGGTTAGAGATGCTGCGGTATCTTGGATGGTGGACAAAGGTTGGGAAGCTGATTGGCATGCTCCGGTTGTCGGTGAAACGTATGATGGGGCTCTTAATGATATTAATGGTTTTCATGTTACCAAGGCTCATGCTCTGGAAGCACTGAGTAAAGCAAAAAGTGGCAACGTTGATGAAGGCGTTGTAGGCGGCGGCACAGGAATGATCTGTAATGGTTTTAAAGGCGGCATTGGTACTGCCTCTCGCCAATATAAAGTAGAAAGCCAAACCTATACATTAGGGGTGTTAGTTCAATGTAACTACAACTGGTCGCGCGACGACCTAACGATTGCCGGTAAGTTTGTTGGCAAAAGACTTCAAGCTGATCCAAACTGTTTCACTGATAGCAGCATCGAAAGACATTTTGGAGACTATTTACCTTATTGTGACGACCTTAACGTTGCTTCCATACAGCCTGACTATGCCCACGATGGTTCGATCATTATTATTATAGCGACAGACGCGCCATTGTTACCTCATCAGTTAAAACGCGTTGCAAAGCGTCCATCACTTGCTCTAGGAAGACTAGGTACTGTCAGCAACGCCGGTTCAGGTGATATATTTCTAGCGTTCTCAACGGCATCAAATAAACAAATATCGGAAAATAAAACATCCGATATAAACATGTTTCCCAATAACCATTTATCCACTGTTTTCAGGGCAACAGTGGAAGCTACGGAAGAGGCAATTGTTAATTCTATGGTCGCAGCTGATACTGTGATTGGCATCAATGGGCTTAGAGTCGTCGCCATTCCAGAAGATAAACTAAAAGCCATCATGCTTGAGAAATAACCATTCACTGAAGAAAAATGTGCACAAATTACTGGAGATCAGACAATGAGTGATGAACAAGAGATACGGGATCTATTCAACAATTGGATTAAATCAACCATCGAAGGAAATCTGGAGTTAGCGCGGCAATGCATTGCTGATGATGCCGTGTTTTTTGTGCCCGGTGTTGGTGAGATGGACAAGGAAACGTTTGCTCAGGCTGCTGCCGGTGGCTCGCCTGAAGAGTCCCCAATTGATTTTGATCTAGACAGTAAGCTTCGAGAACTAAAGGTGTTTGGTGACCAAGCCTACCTGTGGATTGAATCGACTCTTTTATGTTCACCAAAAAATGGCGACCCAGCCTCAAAAATGGCGGGGCATTCACTTTCGGTTTTAGAAAAGCGAGATGGTCGCTGGCAGATAATTCGAGATGCAAATACGATGACAGTGGTTGCTGATTAGTTGTTTTTTTTAAGAAAAACTCTATGTTGGTTGTGGTTTAATTTATCCTTAAGGATTGCCCAATGAAAAAATTAATAATAAGTATTATTTTTCTACAACAGCTCATTTTGAGTCATGCGCATGCTGCTCAACTTAAAGTTATTAAAGCTAAAAGTTATGTCGATGTAGCTTCTGGAAAACTAATATCTCCTGCGGTGATCTTAATTGAAGATGAAATAATACAGGCGATTAATCCTAAGAGTATACCCGCCGGTGCTAAAGTAATTGATGTCGGTGACCACGTATTGTTACCCGGCGTTATGGATATGCATACCCATCTCACCTCAGATTTTTATACAGGAGATCATTGGACTACCGCTGCTGTTAGGGAGACCACTGCAGATTGGGCATTGCATGGCGTTAAATTCGGTCGACAAATGCTTGAAGCCGGATTCACAACTGTAAGAGATGCAGGGGCTTTTCCTGGTTTTCCTGATGTTGCATTAATGAATGCTATAGAAAGAGGAGATATTATTGGGCCAAGAATGATCCCTGCAGGTCATTATATTTCAATTACTGGCGGGCATTGTGACGTTACTGGGTTTGCTCCCGGAATAATGGAACTAGGCCCGAAACAAGGTGTTGCAGATGGTAAAGCTGAACTGCTAAAGGCTATTCGTTATCAAGCTAAGCATGGTGTCAAAGTTATAAAAGTTTGCGCGACCGCTGGCGTATTCTCTAAAGGAGACAGTCCAGGTGCACAACAATATTCAGATGAAGAATTAAAAATAATCGTAGATGAAAGTGCACGGCATGGATTAAAAGTCATGGCGCATGCTCACGGCAGCGAAGGAATTATGGCGGCAGTAAAGGCTGGCGTTGCGTCTATAGAGCATGGCTCAATGCTAACCCCCGAGATAATTGATGAGATGAAAAAAAGAGGCACTTACTACATCCCAACAATTTATATAAATAATATTTCTTTACCTCCAGAGACCCCTGCATGGACGGTTAAGAAAAATGAATTTCTAAAGCCTCATATTGAAAACAGTTTTGTTATAGCCGTGGATAAAGGCGTAAATATAGCCCTTGGCAGCGACGCAGGAGTTATGCCGCACAATGATGCTCGATTGGAGTTCTTTGCCATGGTAAGTCGTGGTATGTCTGAATCTCAAGCGTTACAAAGTGCGACAATAAATGCGGCAAATTTATTAGGTGTGAGCGACCGTGGGCAACTTAAAAAAGGCATGCTAGCAGACATTATTGCAGTTGAGAGCAACCCTCTAGAAAACATTAGAGTAATGGAAAACGTATCCTTTGTGATGAAAGGCGGAGACGTTATTAAATCTATTAGTAAATAAAATTTGGGGGGCTTGTTAGCAAATTCCCCTTAACTAAAGATTTAAAACACAACAAGAATTTAAAGCGGGACTGCTAACAGTTTGCAGTTTCATTCCTCAACATTTTAGCAAACTAATAAAAAGGCCCTTAATGAGGCGTTAAGCATTTAGGGAAGTTTCGTGGATTCAGATAAGAATAAATTTTTAATCATTGGTTCTATTTGCAGCGCTTTAGCTGCTTTAGTTCATTTGGGGTGTATTATTTTCGGCGCTGACTGGTATCGTTTTTTTGGTGCTGGTGAGCAAATGGCTAGAATGGCTGAAGATGGACATTGGTATCCGACTGTCGTTACATCAATTATTGTATTGGTTTTATCTATTTGGTCATTATATGGTTTGTCTGGCGCTAAGGTCCTTTTTAAGCTTCCTTTTTTAAAGCTTGGTTTAATTGTTATTTCTCTAATTTACTT comes from the Thalassotalea nanhaiensis genome and includes:
- a CDS encoding DmpA family aminopeptidase, translated to MINIRTITAMVIPATFFIILLSVSTPTFAEDSNRARDLGIPFAGNPGPLNSITDVKGIEVGHVTLVEGSGPLQVGKGPIRTGVTAILPRGKNSTSPVFGGWFTLNGSGEMTGTTWIEERGLIDGPILITNTHSVGVVRDAAVSWMVDKGWEADWHAPVVGETYDGALNDINGFHVTKAHALEALSKAKSGNVDEGVVGGGTGMICNGFKGGIGTASRQYKVESQTYTLGVLVQCNYNWSRDDLTIAGKFVGKRLQADPNCFTDSSIERHFGDYLPYCDDLNVASIQPDYAHDGSIIIIIATDAPLLPHQLKRVAKRPSLALGRLGTVSNAGSGDIFLAFSTASNKQISENKTSDINMFPNNHLSTVFRATVEATEEAIVNSMVAADTVIGINGLRVVAIPEDKLKAIMLEK
- a CDS encoding metal-dependent hydrolase family protein; this encodes MKKLIISIIFLQQLILSHAHAAQLKVIKAKSYVDVASGKLISPAVILIEDEIIQAINPKSIPAGAKVIDVGDHVLLPGVMDMHTHLTSDFYTGDHWTTAAVRETTADWALHGVKFGRQMLEAGFTTVRDAGAFPGFPDVALMNAIERGDIIGPRMIPAGHYISITGGHCDVTGFAPGIMELGPKQGVADGKAELLKAIRYQAKHGVKVIKVCATAGVFSKGDSPGAQQYSDEELKIIVDESARHGLKVMAHAHGSEGIMAAVKAGVASIEHGSMLTPEIIDEMKKRGTYYIPTIYINNISLPPETPAWTVKKNEFLKPHIENSFVIAVDKGVNIALGSDAGVMPHNDARLEFFAMVSRGMSESQALQSATINAANLLGVSDRGQLKKGMLADIIAVESNPLENIRVMENVSFVMKGGDVIKSISK
- a CDS encoding YybH family protein, whose protein sequence is MSDEQEIRDLFNNWIKSTIEGNLELARQCIADDAVFFVPGVGEMDKETFAQAAAGGSPEESPIDFDLDSKLRELKVFGDQAYLWIESTLLCSPKNGDPASKMAGHSLSVLEKRDGRWQIIRDANTMTVVAD